In Streptomyces thermolilacinus SPC6, a single genomic region encodes these proteins:
- a CDS encoding MFS transporter, with translation MSPASTKASTAAVDADTRLAPGRPGHRRMSFALFAAGVATFALLYSTQALLPAVSADFGVTASAASWTVSAATGALALCVVPLSALSERLGRRAMMTGSLVTAVAVGLLVPFAPSLEWLVVLRAVQGAALAGVPASAMAYLAEEVRPKALVAAIGLFVAGNSIGGMSGRIVTGWVAQLWGWRAGLAAVGLLAVVCVVAYRLLLPAARHFTPSPLDPRAIGRTVRGHLSDPLLLRLYAIGALFMTVFGAVYTVIGYRLVEAPFSLPQGVVGSVFLVYLVGTVSSAAAGRLVGRMGRRGALYLAVATTAAGLLLSLAGSLAGVLAGLVLITAGFFAGHAVASSSVSRTATTGRAQASALYQSAYYLGSSVGGTLGAVAYHAGGWSGTVLLGLVAVVGVVSLTLYGTHRARVDERRRARERGCGSVRQERRSLVVAAGGPR, from the coding sequence ATGTCTCCCGCCAGTACCAAGGCGTCCACGGCAGCCGTGGACGCCGACACGCGCCTCGCTCCCGGACGCCCCGGCCACCGCCGGATGAGCTTCGCCCTCTTCGCCGCCGGCGTCGCGACGTTCGCCCTCCTCTACTCGACGCAGGCCCTGCTCCCGGCCGTCTCCGCCGACTTCGGCGTGACCGCTTCGGCCGCCAGCTGGACCGTCTCCGCCGCGACCGGCGCGCTCGCGCTGTGCGTAGTTCCGCTGAGCGCCCTGTCCGAGCGGCTGGGGCGGCGCGCCATGATGACCGGTTCGCTGGTCACGGCCGTCGCCGTGGGCCTGCTGGTGCCGTTCGCGCCGAGCCTGGAGTGGCTGGTCGTGCTGCGCGCCGTGCAGGGCGCCGCGCTCGCGGGCGTGCCCGCCTCCGCGATGGCGTACCTGGCGGAGGAGGTGCGGCCGAAGGCGCTGGTCGCGGCGATCGGGCTGTTCGTCGCGGGCAACAGCATCGGCGGGATGAGCGGACGGATCGTCACCGGCTGGGTCGCGCAGCTGTGGGGCTGGCGGGCGGGGCTCGCAGCCGTGGGGCTGCTGGCGGTGGTCTGCGTCGTCGCGTACCGGCTGCTGCTGCCCGCCGCGCGGCACTTCACGCCGTCGCCGCTGGACCCGCGCGCGATCGGGCGGACGGTGCGCGGACACCTGTCGGACCCGCTGCTGCTGCGGCTGTACGCGATCGGCGCGCTGTTCATGACGGTGTTCGGCGCCGTGTACACGGTGATCGGCTACCGGCTGGTGGAGGCGCCGTTCTCGCTGCCGCAGGGTGTCGTCGGCTCGGTGTTCCTCGTGTACCTGGTCGGTACGGTGTCGTCCGCGGCGGCCGGGCGGCTGGTCGGGCGCATGGGGCGGCGCGGGGCGCTGTACCTGGCGGTGGCCACGACCGCGGCCGGGCTGCTGCTGTCGCTCGCCGGGTCGCTGGCCGGGGTGCTGGCGGGCCTGGTGCTCATCACCGCCGGGTTCTTCGCCGGCCACGCGGTCGCCTCGTCGTCGGTGAGCCGGACGGCGACCACCGGGCGGGCGCAGGCTTCGGCGCTGTACCAGTCGGCGTACTACCTGGGCAGCAGCGTGGGCGGCACGCTCGGCGCGGTCGCGTACCACGCGGGCGGCTGGTCCGGCACGGTGCTGCTGGGCCTGGTCGCGGTGGTGGGCGTCGTGTCGCTCACCCTGTACGGCACGCACCGCGCGCGCGTGGACGAGCGGCGGCGGGCGCGGGAGCGGGGCTGCGGCTCCGTCCGGCAGGAGCGGCGGAGCCTGGTCGTCGCGGCGGGCGGGCCCCGCTGA
- a CDS encoding L,D-transpeptidase family protein, producing MVVPLTMAVGAGTAQAAASCTTQTGPYQRQVEKFLGRPVDGKQSPADCKAIRSFQQAHGITPTVGYAGPLTWRTMDTILKQRAAGKNPNKAGACPVNKGRIACVDLTRQLSWVQDGRKLVYGPVPVRTGRDGAETRTGAKRIYYRSLKHWSTIYKVWMPHSQFFDGGQAFHATDKSMYNPPGSGGCVNMRPADAKAYWNLLKNGDDVFVYGRKPGT from the coding sequence ATGGTCGTGCCGCTGACGATGGCGGTGGGCGCGGGCACCGCGCAGGCCGCCGCGTCGTGCACGACGCAGACGGGGCCGTACCAGAGGCAGGTCGAGAAGTTCCTCGGCCGGCCGGTCGACGGCAAGCAGTCACCGGCGGACTGCAAGGCGATCCGGTCGTTCCAGCAGGCACACGGCATCACGCCGACCGTCGGCTACGCCGGGCCGCTGACCTGGCGCACGATGGACACGATCCTGAAGCAGCGGGCCGCCGGGAAGAACCCGAACAAGGCGGGCGCCTGCCCGGTCAACAAGGGCCGCATCGCCTGCGTCGACCTGACCCGGCAGCTCAGCTGGGTCCAGGACGGCAGGAAGCTCGTGTACGGGCCGGTCCCGGTCCGCACCGGACGGGACGGCGCGGAGACCCGTACGGGCGCGAAGAGGATCTACTACCGCAGCCTCAAGCACTGGTCCACGATCTACAAGGTGTGGATGCCGCACTCGCAGTTCTTCGACGGCGGGCAGGCGTTCCACGCGACCGACAAGTCCATGTACAACCCGCCCGGTTCCGGGGGCTGCGTCAACATGCGCCCGGCCGACGCGAAGGCATACTGGAACCTGTTGAAGAACGGCGACGACGTGTTCGTCTACGGGCGGAAGCCCGGCACCTGA
- a CDS encoding sigma-70 family RNA polymerase sigma factor, translated as MAPEGLQDRLEEYRTELTGYCYRMLGSAFEAEDAVQDTMVRAWRALDRFEGRSSLRSWLYRIATNVCMDALNAGNRRARPMDLTAATPVAQAQLTARPEVTWLEPVPDGRVLPQSADPAEAALARESVRLAFVAALQHLPAKQRAVLILREVLAWKASEVAELLETSVASVNSALQRARATLAASDPAKTDAADPLDEEQRDLLNRYVAAFEAYDMAALTALLHEDATLSMPPFDLWLRGHDDIVGWMLGVGEVCRGSRLVPTVANGTPAFAHYHPDPEGGFSPWALMVIEIEDGKVSGITSFLDVKRWFPLFDLPERLEG; from the coding sequence ATGGCTCCCGAAGGTCTCCAGGACCGGCTCGAGGAGTACCGGACGGAATTGACCGGTTACTGCTACCGGATGCTCGGTTCGGCCTTCGAGGCGGAGGACGCCGTCCAGGACACGATGGTGCGCGCCTGGCGGGCACTCGACCGGTTCGAGGGGCGCTCGTCGCTGCGCTCCTGGCTGTACCGGATCGCGACGAACGTCTGCATGGACGCGCTGAACGCGGGCAACCGCCGCGCCCGCCCCATGGACCTGACGGCGGCGACGCCCGTCGCGCAGGCCCAGCTCACCGCCCGCCCCGAGGTGACCTGGCTGGAGCCGGTGCCCGACGGGCGGGTGCTGCCGCAGTCCGCCGACCCGGCCGAGGCGGCCCTCGCCCGCGAGTCGGTGCGCCTCGCGTTCGTCGCGGCGCTCCAGCACCTGCCAGCCAAGCAGCGGGCCGTGCTGATCCTGCGGGAGGTGCTGGCCTGGAAGGCGAGCGAGGTCGCCGAGCTGCTGGAGACGTCGGTCGCGTCGGTGAACAGCGCCCTCCAGCGGGCCCGCGCGACGCTCGCCGCCTCGGACCCGGCGAAGACGGACGCGGCGGACCCGCTGGACGAGGAGCAGCGGGACCTCCTGAACCGGTACGTCGCGGCGTTCGAGGCGTACGACATGGCGGCGCTGACGGCGCTGCTCCACGAGGACGCGACGCTGTCCATGCCGCCCTTCGACCTGTGGCTGCGGGGCCACGACGACATCGTGGGCTGGATGCTGGGCGTCGGCGAGGTCTGCCGGGGCTCGCGCCTGGTGCCGACGGTGGCGAACGGCACGCCCGCGTTCGCGCACTACCACCCGGACCCCGAGGGCGGGTTCAGCCCGTGGGCGCTCATGGTCATCGAGATCGAGGACGGCAAGGTCTCCGGGATCACGTCGTTCCTGGACGTGAAGCGCTGGTTCCCGCTGTTCGACCTCCCGGAGCGCCTGGAGGGCTGA
- a CDS encoding STAS domain-containing protein, which produces MSSGRGGGLVCVEDTEPIVLRVGGLVEPADAPRLCAELTALLDGAAPGAPAVVDADALVRPGLAAVEALARLRLTAHRLGHPLTVRNAPPDLRALLALLGLADRLLSPPGAPGGRTAGTSASRPGTT; this is translated from the coding sequence ATGAGTTCCGGGCGCGGCGGGGGTCTGGTCTGTGTGGAGGACACCGAGCCGATCGTTCTGCGCGTCGGCGGGCTGGTCGAGCCCGCCGACGCCCCGCGCCTGTGCGCCGAGCTGACCGCGCTCCTCGACGGCGCCGCCCCGGGCGCGCCCGCCGTCGTGGACGCGGACGCGCTCGTACGCCCCGGTCTCGCCGCCGTCGAGGCGCTCGCCCGGCTGCGGCTGACCGCGCACCGCCTGGGCCATCCCCTGACGGTGCGGAACGCGCCGCCCGACCTGCGGGCGCTGCTGGCGCTGCTCGGGCTCGCGGACCGGCTGCTCAGCCCTCCAGGCGCTCCGGGAGGTCGAACAGCGGGAACCAGCGCTTCACGTCCAGGAACGACGTGA
- a CDS encoding thymidine phosphorylase, which yields MDAISVIRTKRDRGELTPEQIDWVIDAYTRGEVADEQMSALAMAILLNGMNRAEIARWTAAMIASGERMDFSSLSRPTADKHSTGGVGDKITLPLAPLVAACGAAVPQLSGRGLGHTGGTLDKLESIPGWRALLSNEEMLHVLDTTGAVICAAGDGLAPADKKLYALRDVTGTVEAIPLIASSIMSKKIAEGTGSLVLDVKVGSGAFMKNIEDARELASTMVGLGTDHGVRTVALLTDMSTPLGLTAGNALEVRESVEVLAGGGPADVVELTVALAREMLDAAGIKDADPAKALADGSAMDVWRRMIAAQGGDPDAELPVARERHVVTAAESGVLTRLDAYGVGVAAWRLGAGRARKEDPVQAGAGVELHAKPGDTVTAGQPLMTLHTDTPEKFDYALKSLEGAWDIAPTGTAFTPHPIVLDRIA from the coding sequence ATGGACGCGATTTCCGTCATCCGCACGAAGCGGGACCGGGGCGAACTGACCCCGGAGCAGATCGACTGGGTCATCGACGCGTACACGCGCGGCGAGGTCGCCGACGAGCAGATGTCGGCCCTCGCGATGGCGATCCTGCTCAACGGCATGAACCGGGCGGAGATCGCCCGCTGGACCGCCGCGATGATCGCCTCGGGCGAGCGCATGGACTTCTCCTCGCTCTCCCGCCCCACCGCCGACAAGCACTCCACCGGCGGTGTCGGCGACAAGATCACGTTGCCGCTCGCGCCGCTCGTCGCCGCGTGCGGCGCCGCCGTGCCGCAGCTCAGCGGCCGGGGCCTCGGCCACACCGGCGGCACCCTCGACAAGCTGGAGTCCATCCCCGGCTGGCGGGCGCTGCTCTCCAACGAGGAGATGCTCCACGTCCTCGACACGACCGGCGCCGTCATCTGCGCGGCCGGTGACGGCCTCGCCCCCGCCGACAAGAAGCTGTACGCGCTGCGCGACGTCACCGGCACGGTCGAGGCGATCCCGCTGATCGCCTCCTCGATCATGTCGAAGAAGATCGCCGAGGGCACGGGCTCGCTCGTCCTCGACGTGAAGGTCGGTTCGGGCGCGTTCATGAAGAACATCGAGGACGCCCGCGAGCTTGCCTCCACCATGGTCGGTCTCGGCACCGACCACGGCGTCCGTACGGTCGCCCTGCTCACCGACATGTCGACGCCGCTCGGCCTGACGGCGGGCAACGCACTGGAGGTCCGCGAGTCCGTCGAGGTCCTCGCCGGCGGCGGCCCCGCCGACGTGGTGGAGCTGACCGTGGCGCTCGCCCGCGAGATGCTCGACGCGGCCGGGATCAAGGACGCCGACCCGGCGAAGGCCCTCGCGGACGGCTCCGCGATGGACGTGTGGCGCCGCATGATCGCCGCGCAGGGCGGCGACCCGGACGCCGAGCTGCCGGTCGCGCGGGAGCGGCACGTCGTGACCGCCGCCGAGTCGGGCGTCCTGACCCGCCTCGACGCGTACGGCGTGGGTGTCGCCGCCTGGCGCCTCGGCGCGGGCCGCGCCCGCAAGGAGGACCCGGTGCAGGCGGGCGCGGGTGTGGAGCTGCACGCCAAGCCGGGCGACACGGTCACGGCCGGGCAGCCGCTGATGACGCTGCACACGGACACGCCGGAGAAGTTCGACTACGCCCTGAAGTCCCTGGAGGGCGCCTGGGACATCGCCCCGACGGGCACGGCGTTCACCCCGCACCCGATCGTCCTCGACCGCATCGCCTGA
- a CDS encoding cytidine deaminase has protein sequence MTAAPEPPFDWDALHTAARDAMSHAYAPYSGYPVGAAATVDDGRVVTGCNVENASYGIGLCAECGLVSQLQATGGGRLTHFVCVDGRGETLVPCGRCRQLLFEFGGGKLLLDTPDGVRTLDEMLPQAFGPGHLA, from the coding sequence GTGACCGCCGCCCCCGAGCCGCCCTTCGACTGGGACGCCCTGCACACCGCGGCGCGGGACGCCATGTCCCACGCGTACGCGCCGTACTCGGGCTACCCGGTCGGGGCGGCGGCCACCGTGGACGACGGCCGCGTGGTCACCGGCTGCAACGTGGAGAACGCCTCGTACGGCATCGGCCTGTGCGCCGAGTGCGGGCTCGTCTCCCAGCTCCAGGCCACGGGCGGCGGCCGGCTGACGCACTTCGTGTGCGTCGACGGCCGCGGCGAGACGCTCGTGCCCTGCGGCCGCTGCCGGCAGCTGCTGTTCGAGTTCGGCGGCGGGAAACTGCTGCTGGACACCCCGGACGGCGTACGGACGCTGGACGAGATGCTGCCGCAGGCGTTCGGCCCCGGGCACCTCGCCTAG
- a CDS encoding ABC transporter permease yields MSESTSTVTPAATAPRKGGGRSRLSLPVILLIIAGGLALFSLVRVISGADDLTSVGQVSGALQLAVPIGLAGLGGLWAERAGVVNIGLEGMMILGTWFGAWAGFQWGPWTGVLAGLIGGALGGLLHAVMTVTFNVNHIVSGVAINILAVGATRYLSNFTFAEAPGGSSKQSPRIEAIDRITIPGVSDALAELQAKHWFFVSDVAGVLGGLVTNLSLLTVLALALIPATWWILWRTAFGLRLRSCGENPIAAESLGVNVYKYKYIAVLVSGALAGLGGAFLAIVSTGIYQEGQTGGRGFIGLAAMIFGNWMPGGLALGAGLFGFTDSLKLRGGAENVHAMLLLLAILLVVALVWTLYKKKYVAAAVSAVASAVLFTWYLMTESLPSQFVDAAPYVTTLLVLALSAQRLRMPKANGAPYKRGQGK; encoded by the coding sequence ATGAGCGAGTCCACGAGCACGGTTACCCCCGCGGCCACCGCGCCGCGGAAGGGCGGCGGGCGCAGCAGGCTGTCCCTGCCCGTCATCCTGCTGATCATCGCGGGCGGTCTCGCGCTGTTCTCGCTGGTGCGCGTCATCAGCGGCGCCGACGACCTGACCTCGGTCGGTCAGGTGTCCGGTGCGCTCCAGCTGGCCGTGCCGATCGGCCTCGCGGGCCTCGGCGGCCTGTGGGCCGAGCGGGCCGGCGTGGTCAACATCGGCCTCGAGGGCATGATGATCCTCGGCACCTGGTTCGGCGCCTGGGCGGGCTTCCAGTGGGGCCCCTGGACCGGTGTCCTGGCCGGCCTGATCGGCGGCGCGCTGGGCGGCCTCCTCCACGCGGTCATGACGGTCACGTTCAACGTCAACCACATCGTGTCCGGTGTGGCGATCAACATCCTCGCCGTGGGCGCCACCCGCTACCTGTCGAACTTCACGTTCGCCGAGGCTCCCGGGGGCTCCTCCAAGCAGTCCCCGCGCATCGAGGCCATCGACCGGATCACCATCCCGGGAGTGTCCGACGCGCTCGCCGAACTCCAGGCCAAGCACTGGTTCTTCGTCTCCGACGTGGCCGGTGTCCTCGGCGGCCTCGTCACCAACCTGTCGCTGCTGACCGTCCTGGCGCTCGCCCTGATCCCCGCCACCTGGTGGATCCTGTGGCGCACGGCCTTCGGCCTGCGGCTGCGCTCCTGCGGTGAGAACCCGATCGCCGCCGAGTCGCTGGGCGTCAACGTCTACAAGTACAAGTACATCGCCGTCCTCGTCTCCGGCGCCCTCGCGGGCCTCGGCGGCGCGTTCCTCGCGATCGTCTCGACCGGCATCTACCAGGAGGGCCAGACCGGCGGCCGCGGCTTCATCGGCCTCGCCGCGATGATCTTCGGCAACTGGATGCCGGGCGGCCTCGCCCTCGGCGCCGGCCTGTTCGGCTTCACCGACAGCCTCAAGCTGCGCGGCGGCGCCGAGAACGTCCACGCCATGCTGCTCCTGCTGGCGATCCTGCTGGTGGTCGCGCTCGTGTGGACGCTGTACAAGAAGAAGTACGTGGCCGCCGCCGTGTCCGCCGTCGCCTCCGCCGTGCTGTTCACCTGGTACCTGATGACGGAGTCCCTGCCCAGCCAGTTCGTGGACGCCGCGCCGTACGTCACGACGCTGCTCGTGCTGGCCCTGTCGGCGCAGCGGCTGCGGATGCCCAAGGCCAACGGCGCGCCGTACAAGAGGGGGCAGGGCAAGTGA
- a CDS encoding ABC transporter permease — MKKFDKDKVLLGIAGPALALAVAFVLTTLVLLASGRDPIEPYVLMMETVEFPDVQVLIINQTGAYYLAALAVAVGFRMNLFNIGVDGQYRLAAMLAAVVGANVELPGPLHILLIVLVAVLVGAFWAGIAGFLKTTRGVSEVVSTIMLNAIATSLIAWMILPANLGEQLKGSNDLTTGEIPESGWMTGLAVEGGNIYGFTLVAFALGVVYWFVLNRTRFGFDLRATGASESAAQASGVDAKKMVLTAMLISGGVAGLTGLPLLLGQTHTYSLSFPTGVGFMGITVALLGRNNPIGIFFAALLMSFLEKASGSVIAPDFEKEIAMIMQGLIVIAVVVSYELVRQYGLRRQQQKVGEELAAQARKNKEDVAA; from the coding sequence ATGAAGAAGTTCGACAAGGACAAGGTGCTGCTGGGCATCGCGGGCCCGGCGCTCGCCCTGGCCGTGGCCTTCGTCCTCACCACGCTGGTGCTGCTCGCCTCGGGCCGTGACCCGATCGAGCCGTACGTCCTGATGATGGAGACCGTCGAGTTCCCCGACGTCCAGGTCCTCATCATCAACCAGACCGGCGCCTACTACCTGGCGGCCCTCGCCGTCGCCGTGGGCTTCCGGATGAACCTGTTCAACATCGGTGTGGACGGCCAGTACCGCCTCGCGGCGATGCTCGCCGCCGTCGTCGGTGCCAACGTCGAGCTGCCCGGCCCGCTGCACATCCTGCTCATCGTGCTCGTCGCGGTCCTCGTCGGTGCCTTCTGGGCCGGTATCGCCGGTTTCCTCAAGACCACCCGCGGTGTCAGCGAGGTCGTGTCCACGATCATGCTGAACGCCATCGCGACCAGCCTGATCGCCTGGATGATCCTGCCCGCCAACCTCGGCGAGCAGCTGAAGGGCTCCAACGACCTCACCACCGGCGAGATCCCCGAGTCCGGCTGGATGACCGGCCTCGCCGTCGAGGGCGGCAACATCTACGGCTTCACCCTCGTCGCGTTCGCGCTCGGTGTCGTCTACTGGTTCGTCCTCAACCGCACCCGGTTCGGCTTCGACCTGCGCGCCACGGGCGCCAGCGAGTCCGCCGCCCAGGCCAGCGGCGTGGACGCCAAGAAGATGGTCCTCACCGCCATGCTGATCTCCGGCGGTGTCGCGGGCCTCACCGGTCTGCCCCTGCTGCTCGGCCAGACCCACACGTACAGCCTGAGCTTCCCCACGGGCGTCGGCTTCATGGGCATCACCGTCGCCCTGCTCGGCCGCAACAACCCGATCGGGATCTTCTTCGCCGCGCTGCTCATGTCCTTCCTGGAGAAGGCCTCGGGTTCGGTCATCGCACCGGACTTCGAGAAGGAGATCGCCATGATCATGCAGGGCCTGATCGTGATCGCGGTGGTCGTGTCGTACGAACTCGTCCGTCAGTACGGGCTCCGCAGGCAGCAGCAGAAGGTGGGCGAGGAGCTCGCCGCCCAGGCCCGCAAGAACAAGGAGGACGTGGCGGCATGA
- a CDS encoding ABC transporter ATP-binding protein produces MNASSPPAVELRGITKRFPGVVANHDIDITIRKGTVHALVGENGAGKSTLMKILYGMQKPDEGTITIDGKQVSFHSPADAIATGIGMVHQHFMLADNLTVLENVVLGSEKLYGIGSRARDKIKEISDAYGLNIRPDALVEHLGVADRQRVEILKVLYRGARTLILDEPTAVLVPQEVDALFDNLRELKAEGLTVIFISHKLGEVLSVADDITVIRRGTTVGTADPRTTTPKQLAELMVGSELPSPETRESTVTDVPMLQVENLRLAQTDPDGIVREVLGGITFTIHKGEVLGIAGVEGNGQTELIEALIGMRAPDGGVITLDGTDISRAPTRKRREGGIGYIPEDRHRHGLLLESPLWENRILGHVTEAPNSKRGVLDPKAARQDTERIVREYDVRTPGIEVTAASLSGGNQQKLIVGREMSHNPKFLIAAHPTRGVDVGAQAQIWDQIREARREGLAVLLISADLDELIGLSDTLRVMYRGRLVADADPATITPEELGSAMTGAATGHLEHNNDADGEGR; encoded by the coding sequence ATCAACGCGTCCAGCCCCCCCGCCGTGGAACTGCGCGGCATCACCAAGCGCTTCCCCGGCGTCGTCGCCAACCACGACATCGACATCACCATCCGCAAGGGCACCGTCCACGCCCTGGTCGGTGAGAACGGTGCCGGCAAGTCGACCCTGATGAAGATTCTCTACGGCATGCAGAAGCCGGACGAGGGCACCATCACGATCGACGGCAAGCAGGTCTCCTTCCACAGCCCCGCCGACGCCATCGCGACCGGCATCGGCATGGTCCACCAGCACTTCATGCTGGCGGACAACCTCACGGTGCTGGAGAACGTCGTCCTCGGCAGCGAGAAGCTGTACGGCATCGGCTCCCGCGCCCGCGACAAGATCAAGGAGATCTCCGACGCGTACGGGCTGAACATCCGCCCCGACGCGCTCGTCGAGCACCTCGGTGTCGCCGACCGCCAGCGCGTGGAGATCCTCAAGGTCCTCTACCGAGGCGCCCGGACGCTCATCCTCGACGAGCCCACCGCGGTGCTCGTCCCGCAGGAGGTCGACGCGCTCTTCGACAACCTGCGCGAGCTCAAGGCCGAGGGCCTCACCGTCATCTTCATCTCCCACAAGCTGGGCGAGGTGCTGTCCGTCGCCGACGACATCACCGTCATCCGGCGCGGTACGACGGTGGGCACGGCCGACCCGAGGACCACCACGCCCAAGCAGCTCGCCGAGCTGATGGTCGGCAGCGAGCTCCCCTCGCCCGAGACCCGCGAGTCCACGGTCACCGACGTGCCGATGCTCCAGGTCGAGAACCTGCGCCTGGCGCAGACCGACCCCGACGGCATCGTCCGCGAGGTACTCGGCGGCATCACGTTCACCATCCACAAGGGCGAGGTCCTGGGCATCGCCGGTGTGGAGGGCAACGGCCAGACCGAGCTGATCGAGGCGCTGATCGGCATGCGCGCCCCGGACGGCGGCGTCATCACCCTCGACGGCACCGACATCTCCCGCGCGCCCACCCGCAAGCGGCGCGAGGGCGGCATCGGGTACATCCCCGAGGACCGCCACCGCCACGGCCTGCTGCTGGAGTCCCCGCTCTGGGAGAACCGCATCCTCGGCCACGTCACCGAGGCGCCCAACAGCAAGCGCGGCGTCCTCGACCCCAAGGCGGCCCGCCAGGACACGGAGCGGATCGTGCGCGAGTACGACGTCCGCACCCCCGGCATCGAGGTCACCGCGGCGTCCCTCTCCGGCGGCAACCAGCAGAAGCTGATCGTCGGCCGCGAGATGAGCCACAACCCGAAGTTCCTGATCGCCGCCCACCCCACCCGCGGTGTGGACGTCGGCGCGCAGGCGCAGATCTGGGACCAGATCCGGGAGGCCCGCCGCGAGGGCCTCGCCGTACTGCTGATCTCCGCCGACCTGGACGAGCTGATCGGGCTCTCCGACACCCTGCGGGTGATGTACCGCGGCCGCCTCGTCGCGGACGCCGACCCCGCCACGATCACCCCCGAGGAGCTGGGCTCGGCCATGACGGGCGCCGCCACCGGTCACCTTGAGCACAACAACGACGCGGACGGTGAGGGCCGATGA
- a CDS encoding BMP family lipoprotein, with the protein MRRITRIATAGIASAALALSVTACGGDKKSDTAGDSKDGKAAIAYDIGGRGDQSFNDAAYAGLAKAEKEFGISGTEAEPSEGEGDPDKVQRLTSLARAGNNPVIGVGFAYAPAIAEVAPKFPDTTFGLIDDTSKTGKNIANLVFNEEQGSYLAGVAAAKVTKSNTVGFIGGVETPLIKKFEAGFVQGVKDTNKNVNVKVQYLTQPPDFGGFSKPDLGKAAAQGQIDAGADVIYAAAGLAGSGSIEAAAKAKKWAIGVDSDQYNQSGLAAYKEYILTSVTKDVSGAVYNLIKSVKDGKPQSGEVRYGLDANGVGLSTSNPAFTKMTEVIAAVDKAKADIASGKVKVQTAP; encoded by the coding sequence TTGCGCCGGATCACCAGGATCGCCACCGCGGGTATCGCGTCCGCGGCGCTCGCGCTCAGCGTCACCGCCTGTGGAGGTGACAAGAAGTCGGACACAGCCGGCGACTCGAAGGACGGCAAGGCCGCCATCGCGTACGACATCGGTGGCCGCGGCGACCAGTCGTTCAACGACGCCGCGTACGCCGGTCTCGCGAAGGCCGAGAAGGAGTTCGGCATCTCCGGCACGGAGGCCGAGCCCAGCGAGGGTGAGGGCGACCCGGACAAGGTCCAGCGCCTCACGTCCCTCGCGCGCGCCGGCAACAACCCGGTCATCGGTGTCGGCTTCGCGTACGCGCCGGCCATCGCCGAGGTCGCGCCGAAGTTCCCGGACACCACGTTCGGTCTGATCGACGACACGTCGAAGACCGGCAAGAACATCGCCAACCTGGTCTTCAACGAGGAGCAGGGCTCCTACCTGGCCGGCGTCGCCGCCGCCAAGGTGACCAAGTCGAACACCGTCGGCTTCATCGGCGGCGTCGAGACCCCGCTGATCAAGAAGTTCGAGGCGGGCTTCGTCCAGGGCGTCAAGGACACCAACAAGAACGTCAACGTCAAGGTCCAGTACCTGACGCAGCCGCCGGACTTCGGTGGCTTCTCCAAGCCCGACCTGGGCAAGGCCGCCGCGCAGGGCCAGATCGACGCGGGCGCCGACGTGATCTACGCGGCCGCCGGCCTCGCGGGCTCCGGCTCCATCGAGGCCGCCGCCAAGGCCAAGAAGTGGGCCATCGGCGTGGACTCGGACCAGTACAACCAGTCCGGTCTCGCCGCGTACAAGGAGTACATCCTCACCTCGGTGACCAAGGACGTCTCCGGCGCGGTCTACAACCTGATCAAGTCGGTCAAGGACGGCAAGCCGCAGAGCGGTGAGGTCCGCTACGGCCTCGACGCCAACGGCGTGGGCCTGTCCACCTCGAACCCGGCCTTCACCAAGATGACCGAGGTCATCGCCGCGGTGGACAAGGCCAAGGCCGACATCGCGTCCGGCAAGGTCAAGGTTCAGACCGCCCCGTAA